CTGTCGCCATCATAACGTTCACCCTGCCACAATCACAGCGATAACGTAAAAGTATAAGCATTTCTCTCCTATAAACGATCGTAAACTCAAAGGAAACCGCTTCCTCTATTTCTGTCTTTCGATGATGAAGAAATTGAAGCCTTCGACATGTATCAAAAAGATGATGCCCCATATATGGCAATCTCAATTGCCGGGAAATTTCAGCTCCCCGCAATGATCCTTACGGTTTCTGTTTGCCCAGATAGCGGAGTTTGGCGGTATCAAAACCGAGCGCCGTCGCCCTGGCCACCAGCGCCTTGAGTTGAGCCTGCTCCATAACAGAATCTTTCGACAAAATCCAGAAAAGAGATTTATCACGGCCACAAACCATCGCCCAGCGATAGCCCGCCCTGTCGAGATCAATCACATTGTAGCTCGCATAAAATGGGCCGAAAAAAGAGACCTTTAACGCACCCTCGGTGGTTTTTTTATCATCAAGAAAAACACCGCGCCCCTGAATGGTTTTCCACTCCTGTTTTTTCAGATCATACCCCTTGTTCATCACCTTGACGCTGCCATCCGGGGCAAGCGAGTAGGTCGCCGATACCGGATCAAGCTCCTTTTCAAACCGGTTATCGAGACGAACAATTTCATGCCAGGTACCGAGATAACGATCGAGAGAAAAATTATCAACAACCGTGATTCCCTGCGGAACACCGGTGCATCCTGCAAGCAAGAGAAAACAGAGCAATAAAAGTTTTTTCATGTGGCATACTCCAATTATGATTGTTTCAAAAAAAAATTCCCCTTTCAGAGTTCCAGAAAACAGAAAGACAGAAGATCAGGAAGAGGGACTGGAACGGACAACCCGAAAGCCAAAACCGCTGAGCCAGCTCGCCGGATGACTGAAGTACCGGGCAGAGCAACGCAGAACGCCGGGAACATAGCCCCAGGAACCGCCGCGCAACGCACGGGCAAGAGCGTATTTTTCGTGTATATCATCCGTCCACTCCCACACATTGCCAGCCATATCGTACAACCCTTCCGGAGTTGCACCTTCAGGATAGCGCCCAACCGGTGTTGTGGCTCCCTCATTTTGATTAAAATTTGCCAGTTTTGAATTAGGCGCTGTATTTCCCCACGGATATTCACGTCCATCCTCCCCGGCAGCAGCATATTCCCACTCGATTTCTTTGGGCAATCGATAAATATTAGCAATCCTGCCTTCGCTTTCCAGAAGAGAGAGCCACAAGCAATAGGCTTTGGCTGCATACCAGCTTATATCCATCACCGGTTGTTCCTCCTTGTTAAATCGCTTGTCGTCATCCGATTCAGAGCGGAAAAGCTTTGCCAGATCTCGTTTATCCTGAAGATAATCGCTGAATCCATTAATGCTGTTCGCCATTTTCTGTAAGTGGTTGTGGTACAATTCCAGGGTAACAGCATCAATATCGGGCACCTTTCCTGACTGTAGGTAATTGAGGAACTGCCGGTACAACTCGTTGGTAACCGTATATTTAGCGACATAAAGATCTGGCATCTTTTCAAGCTTCTCAGTCAACGAGAAAGCAAATGTGCCACCTTTTATCAGAATGTACTCTGCATGAAGTTTGTCAAATAAAACATTGTTTCTTCCTGATTCGATAAACGTCTTCACTATTGCAAGTGCTTCAGGCTTGCCAATGATTTTCAGGCACTCCATGATATATCGCTGCCGGTTTGGCGTGGTCTGAAGGTCAAACAACTTCTTTTGCAAGGCATCGATCTTCCGCTGTGGAGCCTCTTCGACAAGGGTGACGAGCAAGTCCTGCTGCTTTGATGTCAAGTTTTCCGTAACCGGCGAATCGAAAAGCTTCTGCATGAAGCTGTCAAAAAGCTCTTCATTTTCAACATGGCCGATAAAAAAGCGAAGCGGTTCTTGCCACCAATCGTCTCCAAACCTGGTAACAATGGTGTCGAGATAGTCTGGCCGGTACATATTTT
The DNA window shown above is from Pelodictyon phaeoclathratiforme BU-1 and carries:
- a CDS encoding lipocalin family protein; protein product: MKKLLLLCFLLLAGCTGVPQGITVVDNFSLDRYLGTWHEIVRLDNRFEKELDPVSATYSLAPDGSVKVMNKGYDLKKQEWKTIQGRGVFLDDKKTTEGALKVSFFGPFYASYNVIDLDRAGYRWAMVCGRDKSLFWILSKDSVMEQAQLKALVARATALGFDTAKLRYLGKQKP